One genomic window of Polaromonas sp. SP1 includes the following:
- a CDS encoding ketopantoate reductase family protein, producing the protein MTTQFPHLKVAVMGAGAVGCYFGGMLARAGHDVVLIARPRHVDAIEESGLHMETRTFDEHVRLAASSEPSAVQGAQLVLFCVKSTDTESAGALIRPHLAPGALVLCLQNGVDNADRLRAVLPGHAVAAAVVYVATEMAGPGHLKHHGRGDLVIEPSALSDTVAQALIAAGVPTEVSGNVRGALWAKLILNSAYNAVSAIAQLPYGKTVQGVGVTDVMRDVVAECLAVAKAEGVEVAGDVHAAVDKLAGSMPNQYASTAQDLARGKPTEIDYLNGLIVKRGDALGVPVPANRVLWSLVKLLESKNA; encoded by the coding sequence ATGACCACCCAATTCCCCCACCTCAAAGTCGCCGTGATGGGCGCAGGCGCCGTCGGTTGTTATTTCGGCGGCATGCTGGCCCGCGCCGGGCACGACGTTGTGCTGATCGCCCGGCCGCGGCATGTCGACGCGATTGAAGAGAGCGGCCTGCACATGGAAACGCGCACCTTCGACGAACACGTGCGCCTGGCCGCCAGCAGCGAGCCCAGCGCGGTGCAAGGCGCGCAACTGGTGCTGTTCTGCGTGAAGTCCACCGACACCGAATCGGCCGGCGCGCTGATCCGCCCGCACCTGGCGCCCGGTGCTCTGGTGCTGTGCCTGCAAAACGGGGTCGACAACGCCGACCGCCTGCGCGCCGTGCTGCCCGGGCATGCAGTGGCAGCCGCCGTCGTATACGTCGCCACCGAAATGGCCGGCCCCGGCCACCTCAAACACCACGGCCGCGGCGACCTGGTGATTGAGCCTTCCGCCCTGAGCGACACCGTGGCGCAGGCTCTGATTGCCGCCGGCGTTCCGACAGAAGTGTCGGGCAACGTGCGCGGCGCACTCTGGGCCAAGCTGATCCTCAACAGCGCTTACAACGCCGTCTCGGCCATCGCGCAGCTGCCCTACGGCAAAACCGTGCAGGGCGTCGGCGTCACGGACGTGATGCGCGATGTGGTCGCCGAATGCCTGGCCGTGGCCAAAGCCGAAGGCGTCGAGGTGGCAGGCGACGTGCACGCCGCCGTCGACAAACTTGCCGGCAGCATGCCCAACCAGTACGCCTCCACCGCACAGGACCTGGCCCGCGGCAAACCCACCGAGATCGACTACCTCAACGGCCTGATCGTCAAGCGCGGCGATGCGCTGGGCGTGCCGGTGCCGGCGAACCGGGTGTTGTGGTCGCTGGTGAAGTTGCTCGAGAGCAAGAACGCTTAG
- a CDS encoding LysR family transcriptional regulator: protein METLANLESFVRSAEGRSFSAAARHLALTPAAVSRNVAMLERNIGVRLFQRSTRKLTLTEAGERFLASIGGNLDALQSAIAAVASDTGAPAGPLKVSMSPTFGIEYIVPLLPDFLARYPLLRPDWHFENRPVDLIAEGYDAAIGGGFALSPGVVSRPLAPMHLVAVASPALMAGRPAPTDPAGLAALPGIVMRSSASGRVRQWVMRDAAGAEMAAGTSESVVLNDPTAMRAAALMGLGVTLIAVPDVLPQLERGELVRVLPQWYVDAGAISVYYPTRSQMPARTRAFIDFVAEAFERGQLSRRFAGSLG from the coding sequence ATGGAAACCCTGGCCAACCTCGAATCCTTTGTCCGCAGCGCCGAAGGCCGCAGCTTCTCGGCAGCCGCACGGCACCTGGCGCTGACGCCCGCCGCCGTCAGCCGCAACGTCGCCATGCTGGAGCGCAACATCGGCGTGCGCCTGTTCCAGCGCTCCACCCGCAAGCTCACGCTGACGGAGGCCGGCGAGCGCTTTCTCGCATCGATTGGCGGCAACCTCGACGCGCTGCAGTCGGCAATTGCGGCGGTGGCGAGCGACACCGGCGCGCCGGCCGGGCCGCTCAAGGTCAGCATGTCGCCCACCTTTGGCATCGAATACATCGTGCCGCTGTTGCCCGATTTTCTGGCGCGCTACCCGCTGCTTCGGCCCGACTGGCATTTTGAAAACCGCCCGGTCGATTTGATCGCCGAGGGTTATGACGCGGCCATAGGCGGCGGCTTTGCGCTCTCGCCGGGCGTGGTCTCGCGCCCGCTGGCGCCCATGCACCTGGTCGCCGTCGCGTCCCCCGCCTTGATGGCCGGCCGGCCCGCACCCACGGATCCGGCGGGCCTGGCGGCGCTGCCCGGCATCGTCATGCGCTCCAGCGCCAGCGGCCGTGTGCGCCAGTGGGTGATGCGCGACGCTGCCGGCGCTGAAATGGCGGCGGGCACGAGCGAGTCTGTCGTGCTGAACGACCCGACCGCCATGCGCGCCGCCGCGCTCATGGGCCTGGGCGTGACGCTGATCGCCGTGCCCGACGTGCTGCCGCAGCTTGAGCGCGGCGAGCTGGTGCGCGTGCTGCCGCAGTGGTATGTGGATGCCGGCGCGATCTCGGTGTATTACCCCACGCGCAGCCAGATGCCGGCCAGGACCCGCGCCTTCATTGACTTTGTGGCCGAGGCGTTTGAGCGCGGGCAATTGAGCCGGCGCTTTGCAGGCAGCCTGGGATAG
- a CDS encoding NADPH-dependent F420 reductase, which translates to MTTATTPTTAITAITSTTPSIGIIGSGAIGSAVAKVLARHGIQATLSNSRGPDSLKDLVRELGPTIQPGTREEAAAKDIVFVAVNWGKLPAALAGLPDFGGRIVIDTNNPIEAPLFKPAELNGRLSSEIVTDLVPGARVVKAFNHLAAALLATDPADKGGKRILFYSGDDAAAKATVAALIGRLGFAGIDLGALSVGARLAQFPGGPLPILNLVQFG; encoded by the coding sequence ATGACTACCGCAACTACCCCAACCACCGCTATCACCGCTATCACCTCTACCACCCCCAGCATCGGCATCATCGGCTCAGGCGCCATCGGCTCGGCCGTCGCCAAAGTCCTGGCCCGCCATGGCATCCAGGCCACGCTCTCCAACAGCCGCGGCCCCGATTCGCTGAAAGACCTGGTGCGCGAGCTGGGCCCGACCATACAGCCCGGCACCCGCGAAGAAGCCGCCGCCAAAGACATCGTCTTTGTCGCCGTCAACTGGGGCAAATTGCCTGCCGCGCTGGCCGGCCTGCCCGACTTCGGCGGGCGCATCGTCATCGACACCAACAACCCGATCGAAGCGCCGCTCTTCAAGCCCGCCGAACTGAACGGCCGCCTCTCCAGCGAGATCGTGACGGATCTGGTGCCCGGCGCACGCGTGGTCAAGGCCTTTAACCACCTGGCCGCCGCGCTGCTGGCCACCGATCCGGCCGACAAGGGCGGCAAGCGCATCCTCTTTTATTCAGGCGACGACGCGGCCGCCAAAGCCACCGTGGCCGCGCTGATCGGCCGGCTCGGGTTTGCGGGGATCGATCTGGGTGCCTTGTCTGTCGGTGCGCGCCTGGCGCAGTTTCCGGGCGGCCCGCTGCCGATTTTGAATCTGGTGCAGTTCGGCTGA